In one Streptomyces sp. NBC_01288 genomic region, the following are encoded:
- a CDS encoding RidA family protein, with translation MLERVTVPTLFPPPTYSHATVVEAGTKLAFLAGAVPLDVDGKVVGVGDAVRQAEQVMVNLGEQLRAVGSDLGHVVATDVYVVSSEPSVLSAVWEVVEASGLSAGPHSSTLVGVACLGYTGQLVEITATAVVPEEGPAEEEVSQP, from the coding sequence GTGCTCGAACGCGTCACCGTCCCCACCCTCTTCCCGCCGCCCACCTACTCCCACGCGACCGTCGTCGAAGCCGGTACGAAGCTCGCCTTTCTCGCCGGGGCGGTTCCGCTCGACGTCGACGGCAAGGTGGTCGGTGTCGGGGACGCGGTGCGGCAGGCCGAGCAGGTGATGGTGAATCTCGGGGAGCAACTGCGGGCGGTCGGGAGCGACTTGGGGCATGTCGTCGCGACGGACGTGTATGTCGTGAGTAGCGAACCCTCGGTGCTGTCCGCCGTGTGGGAGGTGGTCGAGGCGTCCGGGCTCAGCGCGGGACCGCATTCGTCCACGCTCGTCGGCGTGGCCTGCCTCGGGTACACCGGGCAGCTCGTGGAGATCACGGCGACAGCCGTCGTACCGGAAGAAGGGCCGGCAGAGGAAGAGGTGTCTCAGCCGTGA
- a CDS encoding tetratricopeptide repeat protein has protein sequence MWDVFLSYSRGDVERVRPLAQVLRDGGLKVFTDETGVASFAGISDTIRRELARSKALLAYYSTGYPEREACQWELTTAYLAGLGEGDPRGRVMVVNPEPTSDHIHPVELRDARHASADDPAALVADVREHVARLDGPMAIRERAVRRWLLGSPEPRLDFLGRLSELWQVHSALHAHSAPLVTGRDAPRAVQIRGMAGIGKSALAQEYALRFEAAYPGGVFWVNGQAYDDSVRALSDSAGTSFGADGPFLWIVDSVPADRLTARDIAAMAAPHPLGRTVFTLRSRAYAGIGTPVDLEPLDALHARVLVGGDDALAEAVEGHPLALGLLGRAIRAGHHPRELYDRLHARGGSLLDTLAGTDVTGALVRDVDTAEAADVLRCAAVLHPLPLTVEDAERVLAAVDRVPRAVAARRAGNGVAELRVRGLLAPVADGGWRLHPVTLHAWHHHDPAPARTESLRHAALRTLCGRRDPVTLTFPGSRREAPMAAPSESERMAAFDIQVELVTRIGVQELAPGTGSLREALASLKSLIDFTRGTLHTYSIGLERGSGAPTVQSLAYALINDTIRPFTSTWHPRLAAYEARCPADAAPLDHEAAWPQAEAMRTELTTLREPLLRIAEALGGISGADFGMAATG, from the coding sequence GTGTGGGATGTCTTCCTCAGCTACAGCCGCGGTGACGTGGAGCGGGTCCGACCGCTCGCGCAGGTGCTGCGCGACGGCGGGCTGAAGGTGTTCACCGACGAGACCGGGGTCGCCTCCTTCGCCGGCATCAGCGACACCATCCGACGCGAACTGGCCCGCTCCAAGGCGCTGCTCGCCTACTACTCCACCGGCTACCCCGAACGCGAGGCCTGTCAGTGGGAGTTGACCACGGCCTATCTGGCGGGCCTGGGGGAGGGCGATCCGCGCGGCCGCGTCATGGTCGTCAACCCGGAGCCGACCTCCGACCACATCCACCCCGTCGAACTCCGCGACGCCCGGCACGCCTCGGCCGACGATCCCGCCGCCCTGGTGGCCGACGTACGCGAGCACGTCGCCCGCCTCGACGGCCCGATGGCCATCCGGGAACGTGCCGTACGACGCTGGCTGTTGGGCTCCCCGGAGCCGCGCCTCGACTTCCTGGGCCGCCTCTCCGAGCTCTGGCAGGTGCACTCCGCCCTGCACGCCCACTCCGCGCCCCTCGTCACCGGCCGCGACGCCCCGCGCGCCGTACAGATCCGCGGCATGGCAGGCATCGGCAAGTCCGCGCTCGCCCAGGAGTACGCCCTCCGCTTCGAGGCGGCCTACCCGGGCGGTGTCTTCTGGGTGAACGGGCAGGCCTACGACGACTCCGTGCGGGCCCTTTCCGACTCCGCCGGCACCTCCTTCGGTGCCGACGGGCCGTTCCTGTGGATCGTCGACTCCGTCCCCGCCGACCGGCTCACCGCCCGCGACATCGCCGCGATGGCGGCACCCCATCCACTCGGCCGCACCGTCTTCACCCTGCGCAGCCGCGCCTATGCCGGAATCGGCACCCCCGTAGACCTCGAACCGCTCGACGCCCTCCACGCGCGCGTGCTCGTCGGCGGTGACGACGCGCTGGCCGAGGCGGTCGAGGGACATCCGCTCGCCCTGGGACTCCTGGGGCGCGCGATCCGGGCCGGGCATCATCCGCGCGAACTGTACGACCGGCTGCACGCGCGCGGGGGATCGCTTCTCGACACGCTCGCCGGGACGGACGTCACCGGCGCTCTCGTACGGGACGTGGACACGGCGGAGGCCGCCGACGTCCTGCGCTGCGCCGCCGTACTGCACCCGTTGCCGCTGACGGTGGAGGACGCGGAGCGTGTGCTCGCCGCCGTCGACCGGGTGCCCAGGGCCGTCGCCGCCCGGCGGGCCGGGAACGGCGTCGCCGAACTGCGTGTGCGCGGCCTGCTCGCCCCGGTGGCCGACGGTGGCTGGCGGCTCCACCCGGTAACCCTGCACGCGTGGCACCATCACGACCCGGCGCCCGCCCGCACCGAGTCCCTGCGGCACGCGGCCCTGCGGACCCTGTGCGGCCGCCGCGACCCGGTTACGCTGACCTTCCCCGGCAGCCGGAGGGAGGCACCCATGGCAGCACCCAGTGAGTCGGAGCGGATGGCCGCCTTCGACATCCAGGTCGAACTGGTCACCCGCATCGGGGTGCAGGAACTGGCACCGGGCACGGGCAGTCTGCGCGAGGCGCTGGCCTCTCTGAAGTCACTGATCGACTTCACGCGCGGGACGCTGCACACGTACAGCATCGGCCTCGAACGCGGCTCCGGCGCACCGACCGTCCAGAGCCTCGCCTACGCCCTCATCAACGACACCATCCGCCCCTTCACCAGCACCTGGCACCCCCGCCTCGCCGCCTACGAAGCGCGCTGCCCGGCGGATGCGGCCCCCCTCGACCACGAGGCCGCCTGGCCGCAGGCGGAAGCGATGCGCACCGAACTGACCACCCTGCGCGAGCCGTTGCTGCGCATCGCCGAGGCACTGGGCGGTATCTCGGGAGCGGACTTCGGGATGGCGGCGACGGGCTGA
- a CDS encoding nucleotidyltransferase domain-containing protein: MPTPTPADDADFLDTTADRLATLPTVQAVALGGSRAQGTHRPDSDWDLAVYYRGPFDPADLRALGWDGEVSEVGGWGGGVFNGGAWLTVEGRRVDVHYRDLDVVERELAEAEEGRFRVEPLLFHLAGIPSYLVVAELAINRVLRGELPRPDGYPNKLRLSAAERWHGTADATLAYARANHVPEGRLTEVAGAIAVAAVQAGHGVLAGRGEWVTNEKRLLERAGLRAVDGIVAGLRAEPEVLDRAVSDVGVLFSALRS; this comes from the coding sequence GTGCCCACGCCCACGCCCGCCGACGACGCGGACTTCCTCGACACCACCGCCGACCGCCTCGCCACCCTCCCCACCGTCCAAGCCGTAGCCCTCGGCGGTTCCCGTGCTCAAGGCACTCACCGCCCCGACAGCGACTGGGACTTGGCGGTCTACTACCGCGGGCCCTTCGACCCCGCCGACCTCCGTGCACTCGGGTGGGACGGCGAGGTCTCCGAGGTCGGCGGGTGGGGCGGCGGAGTCTTCAACGGTGGTGCCTGGTTGACCGTTGAGGGGCGGCGAGTTGACGTGCACTATCGCGATCTCGACGTGGTGGAACGGGAGTTGGCGGAGGCGGAGGAGGGGCGTTTCCGGGTGGAGCCGCTGCTGTTCCATCTCGCCGGGATTCCCAGCTACCTGGTCGTTGCCGAGCTGGCGATCAACCGCGTGCTGCGAGGCGAACTACCCCGCCCGGACGGCTATCCCAACAAGCTACGGCTCTCCGCCGCCGAGCGTTGGCACGGCACCGCCGACGCCACTCTCGCGTATGCGCGGGCCAACCACGTGCCGGAGGGGCGGCTCACCGAGGTCGCCGGTGCGATCGCCGTGGCCGCCGTGCAGGCCGGGCACGGGGTGCTGGCGGGGCGGGGGGAGTGGGTGACGAACGAGAAGCGGCTGCTGGAGCGGGCCGGGCTGCGGGCGGTCGACGGCATTGTGGCGGGGTTGAGGGCGGAGCCTGAGGTGCTTGATCGTGCGGTTTCCGACGTGGGAGTGCTCTTCTCGGCGTTGCGTTCATAA
- a CDS encoding FUSC family protein, which translates to MSRRTDAFSLPPWLAHTLRAQRGPVPWSAVTRGALAAGPLLTVAVLVGRTSLGVLAALGAMLAGINDRPGSRRASVKRLGGPALAGAAGLLIGTYAGAHVGAVVLTLLFTGIGLVAGGFSAIGPVASGAGTQLLVASAIGAGMPLPEPGWERALAFLAGAAWLVLLRLALPTPGAIAGDYRFDGERHAVAAVYDAIAALLDASGGAEATGRRAALTAALDHAQDALAGPRLRRYASSSAERRLHGQYAAALPLAEAATAIAWAGEAVSARAGEGPRRLAAAVRDNAATGPLPAPDRSAPALRALDDALLHAADAFDQAEGSESSLHTRRRTPTDVLRKAFGAGGREYGLRVALCFGASVAVAQALHQARWYGQHEHWYWLPATAVFLVKPDLGPLASRALSRAAGTVLGALLFAGFAAVLPRPEGLVALVALSGALIPVATRHFAAQTAVVTVLVLSLVMVGGEPQASAGRIGETLLACAIVLIVGHLPMPGKRGGGVRSRLAAAGAAAHAYLVHVLSESDDRAERWTLRREAYRTLAEARGAIAVSAAELPALARHTEGTDEVAAVLERLVDTTTACAVHLDDAGRLTSRHIEQLTELLEEFERGRGRVGLRAIELTIAV; encoded by the coding sequence GTGTCCCGTCGTACCGACGCGTTCTCGCTTCCGCCCTGGCTCGCCCACACGCTCCGTGCCCAGCGCGGGCCGGTTCCCTGGAGCGCGGTCACGCGCGGGGCGCTGGCCGCCGGGCCGCTGCTGACGGTGGCCGTGCTCGTCGGGCGTACGTCCCTCGGGGTGCTGGCCGCGCTCGGGGCGATGCTCGCCGGGATCAACGACCGGCCCGGGAGCCGGCGGGCCTCCGTCAAGCGACTCGGGGGCCCCGCGCTCGCCGGAGCCGCCGGGCTGCTGATCGGGACGTACGCCGGGGCGCATGTCGGGGCTGTCGTGCTGACGCTTCTCTTCACCGGGATCGGGCTGGTCGCCGGCGGGTTCAGTGCCATCGGGCCCGTCGCTTCCGGTGCCGGTACGCAATTGCTTGTCGCCTCCGCCATCGGCGCCGGGATGCCCCTGCCCGAACCGGGGTGGGAGCGGGCCCTCGCCTTCCTCGCCGGGGCCGCCTGGCTGGTTCTGCTGCGGCTGGCGCTGCCCACGCCCGGGGCCATCGCCGGTGACTACCGGTTCGACGGCGAGCGGCACGCCGTAGCCGCCGTGTACGACGCGATCGCCGCGCTGCTCGACGCCAGCGGTGGGGCGGAGGCGACGGGGCGGCGCGCCGCGCTGACCGCCGCGCTCGATCACGCGCAGGACGCGCTGGCCGGGCCGCGGCTGCGGCGGTACGCCAGTTCGTCGGCCGAGCGGCGGCTGCACGGGCAGTACGCCGCCGCGCTGCCGCTCGCCGAGGCCGCGACCGCGATCGCCTGGGCCGGGGAGGCGGTGTCGGCACGGGCCGGTGAAGGGCCGCGTCGGCTCGCCGCCGCCGTGCGTGACAACGCGGCCACCGGGCCGCTGCCCGCGCCCGACCGTTCCGCGCCCGCGCTGCGCGCCCTCGACGACGCGCTGCTGCACGCCGCCGACGCCTTCGACCAGGCGGAGGGGAGCGAATCGAGTCTGCACACGCGTCGGCGTACGCCAACCGATGTGCTCCGTAAGGCGTTTGGGGCCGGGGGGCGGGAGTACGGCCTGCGGGTCGCGCTCTGTTTCGGGGCCAGTGTCGCCGTCGCTCAGGCGTTGCACCAGGCCCGCTGGTACGGGCAGCACGAGCACTGGTACTGGCTGCCCGCCACCGCCGTCTTCCTCGTCAAGCCCGACCTCGGACCGCTCGCCTCGCGGGCGTTGAGCCGGGCGGCGGGGACCGTGTTGGGGGCGCTTCTCTTTGCCGGGTTCGCCGCCGTGCTGCCCCGGCCCGAAGGGCTTGTCGCGCTCGTGGCGCTCAGCGGTGCGCTCATTCCCGTCGCCACCCGGCACTTCGCCGCGCAGACCGCCGTCGTCACCGTTCTCGTGCTCTCCCTCGTGATGGTGGGCGGGGAGCCGCAGGCCTCCGCCGGCCGGATCGGGGAGACGCTGCTGGCCTGCGCGATCGTGCTGATCGTCGGGCATCTGCCGATGCCGGGGAAGCGCGGCGGGGGCGTACGCTCCCGGCTCGCGGCCGCGGGCGCCGCCGCACACGCCTACCTCGTGCACGTCCTCAGCGAGTCCGACGACCGCGCCGAACGCTGGACCCTCCGCCGCGAGGCCTACCGCACCCTCGCCGAGGCCCGCGGCGCCATCGCCGTCTCGGCCGCCGAACTCCCCGCCCTCGCCCGGCACACGGAGGGCACGGACGAGGTCGCGGCCGTCCTCGAACGGCTCGTGGACACGACCACCGCCTGCGCCGTCCATCTCGACGACGCGGGGCGGCTCACGTCCCGCCACATCGAGCAACTCACCGAGCTGCTGGAGGAGTTCGAGCGGGGTCGGGGGCGGGTCGGGCTGCGTGCCATCGAACTGACCATCGCCGTCTAG
- a CDS encoding endonuclease/exonuclease/phosphatase family protein: MENLFRPGGPSGPKDKATYETKLASLAAVITELDPVLLGVQEVGDPAALDDLAGMLDGEWHTATSAHPDVRGIRVGFLSRTEPRVVADTNTFPAHLRPVQSDDSGAAEPNAGRGFLAVEVTTATGPLTVAVAHLKSKLLTYPGERFFPHDEGERARYGAYALYRRAAEATTLRALADELLAGEGRTRDVAVLGDMNDEVQAATTQILLGPPGSEIGTSGYDRADQGDAVRLWDVAPLIPADQRYSRINSGRRELIDHILLSHHLVHRVTAAGTGLPGEGTLRLPSVGPDPAARREAPGSDHAPVWVRMN, translated from the coding sequence CTGGAGAACCTGTTCCGTCCCGGCGGCCCGTCCGGACCCAAGGACAAGGCCACCTACGAGACGAAGCTCGCCTCCCTCGCCGCCGTGATCACGGAACTGGACCCGGTGCTGCTCGGCGTCCAGGAGGTCGGCGACCCTGCGGCGCTCGACGACCTGGCCGGGATGCTGGACGGCGAATGGCACACCGCCACCTCCGCGCATCCGGACGTCCGGGGCATCCGGGTCGGCTTCCTCAGCCGTACGGAGCCGCGGGTCGTCGCCGACACGAACACGTTCCCGGCTCACCTGCGCCCGGTGCAGTCGGACGACTCGGGCGCCGCGGAACCGAACGCGGGCCGGGGTTTCCTGGCCGTGGAGGTCACGACGGCGACCGGCCCGCTGACGGTGGCCGTCGCCCATCTCAAGTCGAAACTGCTGACCTACCCGGGCGAGCGTTTCTTCCCGCACGACGAGGGCGAACGGGCCCGCTACGGCGCCTACGCCCTCTACCGCCGGGCCGCCGAGGCGACGACCCTGCGCGCGCTGGCCGACGAACTGCTCGCCGGTGAGGGCCGTACCCGGGACGTGGCGGTGCTCGGCGACATGAACGACGAGGTGCAGGCCGCGACCACCCAGATCCTGCTCGGCCCGCCCGGTTCGGAGATCGGCACGTCGGGCTACGACCGGGCCGACCAGGGCGACGCGGTCCGCCTGTGGGACGTGGCCCCGCTCATCCCCGCCGACCAGCGCTACTCCCGGATCAACTCCGGGCGCCGCGAGTTGATCGACCACATCCTGCTCAGCCATCACCTGGTCCACCGGGTGACGGCGGCGGGGACGGGCCTGCCGGGTGAGGGAACGTTGCGGCTGCCGTCGGTGGGCCCGGACCCGGCGGCGCGGCGGGAGGCGCCGGGGTCGGATCACGCACCGGTGTGGGTGCGGATGAACTGA
- a CDS encoding amidohydrolase, with amino-acid sequence MSDSPVDLLITGCTVLVHDDQERIRFERDAAIVVRDGRVESVTSAADVTDVVGLAAVERIDARGQVALPGLINCHTHAPMVALRGLAEDLPTEEWFNDVVWPVESNLTEKDVELGARLACAEMIRAGVTCFADHYFSMDTVAAVVAECGIRAHLGEAYFSSQGPQGREKSLEFALRHRGTADGRITTALAPHAPYTVTDADLAATAELALEHGLPVHLHAAENRDQTDTGLARHGLTPIEVLDRAGLLATDLLIAHGTGVIDRDLPVLERASGRTAVATAPRGYLKFAWPDTTPIRALRAIGIPVGLATDGAASNNSLDVWESMALTSLVQKHAEGDPRWLTSRQALHHATLQSAQAVGSGDSIGSIAPGRRADIILVDLTGPHTQPVHDLAATLVHSARSADVRTTIVDGRVLMRDRELLTLDVPAAVRELGERLPALVDRSHGRRIQEYDT; translated from the coding sequence GTGAGTGACTCTCCTGTCGATCTCCTCATTACCGGCTGCACCGTCCTCGTCCACGACGACCAGGAGCGCATCCGCTTCGAGCGGGACGCCGCGATCGTCGTACGGGACGGGCGCGTCGAGTCGGTGACGAGCGCGGCGGACGTGACGGACGTGGTCGGCCTCGCCGCCGTCGAGCGCATCGACGCGCGCGGCCAGGTCGCCCTGCCGGGGCTGATCAACTGCCACACCCACGCCCCGATGGTCGCGCTGCGCGGGCTCGCCGAGGATCTGCCCACGGAGGAGTGGTTCAACGACGTCGTGTGGCCCGTCGAGTCCAACCTCACCGAAAAAGACGTGGAGTTGGGGGCACGGCTCGCCTGCGCCGAGATGATCCGCGCCGGGGTCACCTGCTTCGCCGACCACTACTTCTCCATGGACACCGTCGCCGCCGTGGTCGCCGAGTGCGGGATCCGCGCGCACCTCGGCGAGGCCTACTTCTCCTCCCAGGGTCCTCAAGGCCGGGAGAAATCCCTGGAGTTCGCGCTACGGCACCGGGGCACCGCCGACGGCCGCATCACCACCGCCCTCGCCCCGCACGCCCCCTACACGGTGACCGACGCCGACCTCGCCGCCACCGCCGAACTCGCCCTGGAACACGGCCTCCCCGTCCACCTCCACGCCGCCGAGAACCGCGACCAGACCGACACCGGCCTCGCCCGCCACGGCCTCACCCCCATCGAAGTCCTCGACCGTGCGGGCCTGTTGGCCACCGACCTGCTCATCGCCCACGGCACCGGCGTCATCGACCGCGACCTCCCCGTCCTGGAGCGCGCGAGCGGCCGTACGGCGGTCGCCACCGCGCCCCGGGGATACCTCAAGTTCGCCTGGCCGGACACCACTCCGATCCGCGCCCTGCGCGCCATCGGCATCCCGGTCGGGCTCGCCACGGACGGCGCCGCCTCCAACAACTCCCTCGACGTGTGGGAGTCGATGGCGCTCACGTCCTTGGTGCAGAAGCACGCCGAAGGTGACCCGCGATGGCTGACGTCCCGTCAAGCACTGCACCACGCAACGCTCCAGAGTGCGCAGGCCGTCGGATCGGGTGACTCGATCGGGTCCATCGCGCCGGGGCGGCGGGCCGACATCATCCTCGTCGACCTCACCGGGCCGCACACCCAGCCCGTCCACGATCTCGCCGCCACCCTCGTGCACAGCGCCCGTTCCGCCGACGTCCGGACCACGATCGTCGACGGCCGGGTTCTCATGCGCGACCGCGAGCTGCTCACGCTCGATGTGCCCGCTGCCGTACGGGAGTTGGGGGAGCGGCTGCCCGCCCTCGTGGACCGGAGCCACGGTCGGCGCATCCAGGAATACGACACCTGA
- a CDS encoding cytochrome P450 family protein, giving the protein MDLADGLLDHPYDVYRRLRDSAPVHRIAGPDGTPAWLVTRYDDVRAALADPRLSLDKRHATAGTYKGFSLPPALDANLLNMDPPDHTRIRRLVGRAFTPRRTERLRKPIRRTADQLLDALGEEGDTDLIASYAAPLPITVICDLLGVPAGHRRDFRVWTDALVAPAPGTPPEAGKHAVVAMLGFFTQLLTDKREEPGDDLLSDLIAVRDEGDRLSEDELMSLAFLILFAGYENTVQLIGNAVLALLQHPEQLAALRADPAQLPAAVEEFLRYEGPALLAIRRFPVEDVTIGGVTIPAGETVWVSASAANRDPGRFPEPDRLDLSRDTSGHLALGHGIHYCLGAPLARAETEIALAALLERFPRLELGVGEGEVRWRPSLRARGLLALPVTYAKKSL; this is encoded by the coding sequence ATGGATCTCGCGGACGGCCTTCTCGACCACCCGTACGACGTGTACCGGCGCCTGCGCGACAGCGCCCCCGTGCACCGCATCGCCGGCCCCGACGGCACCCCCGCCTGGCTCGTCACCCGGTACGACGACGTGCGGGCGGCGCTGGCCGATCCGCGGCTCTCGCTGGACAAGAGGCATGCCACGGCCGGGACTTACAAGGGGTTCTCGCTGCCGCCCGCGCTCGACGCGAACCTCCTCAACATGGATCCGCCGGACCACACCCGCATCCGGCGCCTGGTCGGCCGCGCGTTCACCCCGCGACGGACGGAGCGGCTCCGTAAGCCGATTCGGCGCACCGCCGACCAACTCCTCGACGCTCTGGGGGAGGAGGGCGACACCGACCTCATCGCCTCCTACGCGGCGCCCCTGCCCATCACCGTCATCTGCGACCTGCTCGGCGTGCCCGCGGGTCACCGCCGGGACTTCCGGGTGTGGACCGACGCCCTCGTCGCGCCAGCCCCCGGGACACCGCCCGAGGCCGGCAAACACGCGGTCGTCGCGATGCTCGGCTTCTTCACCCAACTCCTCACAGACAAACGGGAAGAGCCCGGCGACGATCTTCTGTCCGACCTGATCGCCGTGCGCGACGAGGGCGACCGGCTCAGCGAGGACGAGCTGATGTCCCTCGCCTTCCTCATCCTCTTCGCCGGGTACGAGAACACCGTCCAGCTCATCGGCAACGCCGTGCTCGCCCTGCTGCAACACCCCGAGCAGCTGGCCGCGTTGCGTGCTGACCCGGCTCAACTCCCGGCCGCCGTAGAGGAGTTCCTGCGGTACGAAGGGCCCGCGCTGCTCGCCATCCGGCGCTTCCCCGTCGAGGACGTCACCATTGGCGGGGTCACCATCCCCGCCGGCGAGACGGTGTGGGTGTCCGCGTCCGCCGCGAACCGTGACCCGGGCCGCTTCCCCGAGCCCGATCGGCTCGACCTCTCCCGCGACACCTCCGGGCATCTCGCGCTCGGGCACGGCATCCACTACTGCCTGGGCGCGCCGCTCGCCCGTGCCGAGACGGAGATCGCGCTGGCCGCGCTGCTGGAGCGGTTCCCGCGGCTGGAGTTGGGGGTGGGGGAGGGCGAGGTGCGGTGGCGGCCGTCGCTGCGCGCCCGGGGACTGCTCGCGCTTCCGGTGACGTACGCGAAGAAGTCCCTCTGA
- a CDS encoding DUF899 domain-containing protein has product MSLPEIVSRAQWRAAREELLVKEKAATRARDALNAERRGLPMVEIDKEYLFEGGDGKATLLDLFEGRGQLVVYHFMFAPEWDAGCRSCSAFLDQIGHLAHLKARGTTFAAVSRAPYTKILPFKARMGWTLPWYSSFGGDFNWDFEVTFVGDGEPVERPGVSCFLRDRDRVFHTYSTYERGLDGLGSTTTFLDLTALGRQEEWEEPKGRASALGAPAGSERVRYHDEYED; this is encoded by the coding sequence ATGTCGCTTCCGGAGATCGTCTCGCGTGCGCAGTGGCGCGCGGCGCGCGAGGAACTGCTGGTCAAGGAGAAGGCGGCCACGCGCGCGCGGGACGCGCTCAACGCCGAGCGGCGCGGGCTGCCCATGGTGGAGATCGACAAGGAGTACCTCTTCGAGGGCGGCGACGGGAAGGCCACCCTGCTCGACCTCTTCGAGGGGCGCGGCCAACTCGTCGTCTACCACTTCATGTTCGCGCCCGAGTGGGACGCGGGCTGCCGTAGCTGCTCGGCGTTCCTCGACCAGATCGGGCATCTCGCCCATCTGAAGGCGCGCGGCACGACGTTCGCCGCCGTGTCGAGGGCGCCGTACACGAAGATCCTGCCGTTCAAGGCGCGGATGGGGTGGACGCTGCCCTGGTACTCGTCCTTCGGCGGGGACTTCAACTGGGACTTCGAGGTCACGTTCGTCGGGGACGGGGAACCCGTCGAGCGGCCGGGCGTCAGCTGCTTCCTGCGGGACCGCGACCGGGTGTTCCACACCTACTCCACCTATGAGCGCGGGCTCGACGGGCTCGGCTCGACCACCACCTTCCTGGATCTGACCGCGCTGGGGCGGCAGGAGGAGTGGGAGGAGCCCAAGGGGCGCGCATCGGCGCTCGGGGCGCCTGCGGGAAGTGAGCGCGTCCGCTATCACGACGAATACGAGGACTGA